The genomic interval AGCGCTCGACCAGTTCCCGCTCCAGCGGCTTTTCCGACGCCGTCTTGGGAATCTCGTCGACCGGCAGCAGGAAGCTGGGCACGAAATTGGGCTCCAGACCGGCGCGGCAGGTGCGGAACACCGCCGCCGGATCGAAGCTGGCGCGATCCACCGGCACGATGGCCGCCACCACGTCGCTCTCCCCCGGCGCACCCGAGGCCGCCGGCACGCCGAAGACGAACACGTCGTCGACCTGCGGATCCTCGGCGATGACCTTCTCGACGAAACCGGGGTTGATGAAGTCGCCGTTGTGGCGAATGCCGCCACCCTTGCGGTAATCGAAATACAGCCAACCATCGGCATCGGCATGACCCATGTCGCCGCTGCGGTTCCAGCCGTCGCGCAGCTTCTGCCGCGATGCTTCGGGATTGCCGTGGTAATCGACCTCCACCGAGAGCGGCCCGCCCTCCTCGGCGCAGCAACAGATTTCGCCGACCACGCCGGGCGCGCACTCGTTGCCCTGGTCATCGAGGATTTTCATGACGAAGCCGGGCATGGGTTTGCCGAAGGAACCGATCGGCCCGTCGCCCGGCCGCCTGAATGCCATGCCGCCGCCGTCGCTGGCGCCGTAGATTTCGAAGATATCGACACCGAAACGGCGCTCGAATGCCGCCCAGATGCCCGCCGGCATGCCGCCGCTGATGACCAGGCGCACCGGGTTGTCGGCGTCATCCGGCCTGGGCGGCTCGCTGTAGATGGCCGTGGCCATACCGCCGAGCAGCGAGAAACTGGTGCAACCGTAGTGGCGGCAGATGTCCCACAGCTTCGACTTGCTGAAGCGCCGGCTGATCACCGCCCGATAGCCGCCGAACAGCGCCGGACACAGCGCGGTGGCCTGGGCGTTGTTGTGGGTCAGCGACAAACCGGTATAGGGACGCTCGTCCTCGCCATAGCCGAACAGCGAGCCCATCAGCCCGGTACCGCCGAAGCGGCGGTTCTTGCCGACGATGCCCTTGGGGTTGCCGGTGGTGCCCGAGGTGTAGATGATCTGGATCGGGTCGTCGAGCGTGACCGCCACCGGTTCGACACGCGGCACGGGGGTGGCGAGGATGGGCGCGAGGGCCGCCACCTCTGGATAGTCGCCGAGCGCCGGCACGCCCGGCTCGCCCGAGGCCAGCGCCAGCACCCAGTCCACATCCGGCAACTGCCGGCGCGCAGCGCTGACTTCCGCCAGGCAGTAATCCGCGCAAATGATGCCGCGGCTGCCCGAGTCGCGCACCATGAAAGCCAGCTTGTCGGCCCTGGCCCTCGGGTCGACCGGCACGAAGACGGCCCCGCAGATGGAGGCGGCGATCATCGCTTCGACGAACTCGGGATGATTCTTCAGCATGATGACGAAGCGCTCACCCTTCTTCAGCCCCAACTGCATCAGGTGCGCGGCCAGGCGATTGGCATGCGTGTCGAGCTGGCGGTAAGTGCGCACTTCGTCGGGCGTGGCGCCGCCGTCGAGACTCAGATGCTCGAAAGTCAGCACGTCACGCTCGGGCATCTGCTCGGCGCGGATTTCGATCAGGTCGGCGAGGATGAATTCATTGCGGGTGTCTGGATCGCGCATGGGGACTCCTTGTCATTTCACCGTACGACGATAGTGATGTTCATGACCGCCGTCTCGTTGCCCAGGCTGCCGCCGCCGTTGTGGGCCAAACCCACGCGCGCGCCTTCGACCTGACGCTGGCCGGCGCGGCCCTGCAGTTGCCAGGTCAGCTCGGCGAGCTGGGCCACGCCGGTGGCACCGACCGGGTGGCCCTTGCGCAGCAGGCCGCCCGAGGGATTGACGGGGATGCGCCCGCCCAGGCGCGCATCCCCGGCCTCGACGAAGCGGCGCACGTCCTCCGCCTTGCACAGGCCGAGGTGCTCGTAAGTCAGCATTTCGGTGACCACCGAGGAATCGTGCAACTCGACCAGATCGAGATCGTCGGGGCCGACGCTGGCTTCGCGGTAGGCATCGGCGATCGACAGGCTGGTGACGTTTTCCGCCGCGCCGTCGGGATGCTCGAAGTAGGAATGCACCACCGACGAGACGATGCGCACCGGTTTCTGGATGCCCAGTTGCCGCGCCTTGCGCTCGCTGACGAGAATCGCCGCCGCGCCGCCGTCACCGAGCGGGCAAATCATCGGCCTTGTGAGCGGATCGACGATCACCGGCTGGGCCAGCACTTCCTCGACGGTCGTCGCTTTCTGGAACTGAGCGCGCGGATTGAGGCTGCCGTGAAAGGACGCCTTCTCGGTGATCATGGCGAAATGGCGGATGTCGGTGCCGTGCGCCGCCATGTACTCGCGCGCCAGGTTGCCGTAGAAGTCGGCGAACATCGAGCGATCCTTGCCCGAACCGGCCGACGCCTCGGCGCTTTGCCCGGCGGTCATCGCCGCCATGAACCTGTCGCGCTCCTCGACGTCGATGGCGCCGTTGAAGGCGCTGTAGCTGACCATCTTGTTCTCGTGGAACAGCTTCTCGAAGCCGACCACCAGCACCACGTCGTAATAACCGGCGGAGACCATCATCGCCGCCTGGTTCAGCGCGGTGGAGCCGCTGCCGCAGGCGTTCTCGATGTTGATGATGGGAAACTTGCCCAAGCCGATGGAACTCAGCACCACCTGACCGCGGATCGACTCCTGGCCGGTCACCAGCCCCGCCGCGCAGTTGCCGACGTAGGCCGCCTCGATTTCGCCGGGCTGGATGCCGGCATCGGCGATGGCTTCCAGTACCGGCTGACCACCCAGCCACTTGATGCTTTTATCCAGATGCTTGCCGAACGGCGTCATGCCGACGCCGGCGACGATGGCGTTCACGCGCATGGTAATGGCTCCCACAAAGATGATCGGGTATTCATGATTTCAGCATATGGTACGAACCTTCCGGCCCGGGTAAAGTGCACCGTCGATGAAGAGCGCGCTGGCGCGTCGTATCGTCGTACGTATCCGATTCGAACGACGCACGGACATTTGACCACTGGAGCGACGAACCCCCATGAATCCGACCACGATGTTGACCCCGGTTGCGCAAGACCTGTGGACCGCGCATCACCCCATGCGCCTGCTCGGCATGCCGATGACCGCGGCGATGACCGTGGTGCGGCTGGCGCATCGCCTTTGGATCCACTCGCCGATCCCCTTGCCGGCCGCATTGCGCGGCGAACTCGATGCGCTCGGCGCCGCAGCCTGGGCCGTCGCACCGAACCGCCATCACCATCTGTTCGCGCTGGATTTCCTCGCGGCGTACCCGGCCGCGCAATTGTTCATCGCTCCCCGGCTCGTCACCAAGGTGGCCGGACTGGCAGGGTTTCCGACGATTCCCACCGATGCCTCGGCACCGTGGCACGGCGCCATCGATGGGCTGCTCATCGAGGGCAACTCGGAAATGAGCGAAACGGTCTTCTTTCATCGCCCCTCGAAAAGCCTGATCGTCAGCGACCTCGGCGTGCATTTCGGCCCGTGGAATGCCGGCATGACCCAACTTTATGCGCGGCTCAACGGTTGCCACGGTCGTTTTGGGCAGACCCTGCTGCTGAAGCTGCCGTATCGCGACAAGGCGGCCGCGCGCGCATCGCTGCAGCGCGTGCTGGCCTGGGATTTCGAGCGCATCGTCCCGGCCCACGGCCCCGTCATCGAAAACGGCGCGCACGCGGCCTTCGAACAGGCCTTCGCCTGGCTGCTGCGCGGAAAATGACCGGCCGTTCGACATCGCCTGCCGCCGCGACGGCGTACGTCAAATCATCCCGCTGCGCGGCAGCTCGTACTTCACCCGCAGCGCCTCGATCTCTTCCTCGCGGCCCGGCAGCTTGGCCGGCACCTGGATCATGCGCTGCGCCTTGAGTTCCTCGACCACGGCCTCTGAGCGCGGGAAGGGATTATCGATGGCGTTGTATTGAAACAGCTCCTCGAACGGCAGGCGCGGCCGCTGGCCGCCGGCTTCGCGCGATTCGGCCGGATAGCCGACGGTCTGCGCGACGACGATGCGGCAGCTCTCGGGCAGGCCGAAGGCCTTTTCGACGCGCTGCCAGTTGGCCGAGCCCTGGCAGCAGCAGCCCAGCCCTTCGGCGATCGCCACCAGCGTGGCCTGGGCCACGGCCTGGCCGAGATCCATGTCGACGAGACCCGGCTGCTTGAGATTTTCCGAAGCGGCCGTCATGATCGGCACGAGCACGTCGTTGAGTTCATCGAAGCGGTCGGGCCCGTAGCCGAGCGCGCCGGCCTCGACGAGTTCGACCAGGCGCTGCGCGGCTTCGTCCATGGCGTTCTGCTCGATGTACCAGAGGATGACGATCGGCGCCTGCTGGATCTGGTAGCCGCCCACCGGCGAGGGCAGCGACTCGAGTTGCTCTTCGGTGGCCGTGGCGCGGTTCACCACCAGCGCGCGGGCGGCGTTGTTGTTGCCGAAGTGCGAAGCCAGGCGCGCGGCTTCGAGCATTTTCTGGATTTTTTCGATCTCCACCGGCCGGTCGGGATCGAGAAAGCGGAAAGAACGGCGGCTGCCGATGGCGTCGTAAAGTTCCATGTCGATGCTCCCTCAGAAATTGTTGGCGGCGGTCAGGCCCAGCATGTGATTCTCCCCATCCTCGATCAGCCCGGCGCGGGCGTCGCGGAAAATCTTTTCCAGCGGATACTCGCGGCACAGGCCATTGCCGCCGAACATCTGCAAGGCTTCGGAAGCGATTTCAAACGCGCTCTGCGTCACCAGCACCTTGGAGGCGGCGGCGTAGTGGAAGGGAATCATGCCCATGCGCTGGTAGTGCTGGATCGCCACCTGGCGGGCGAAGCTGCGCGCCGATTCGAGCTTCATGAACATGTTGAACAGCCGCGCCTTCACGCTCTGGTGTTCGATGATGGGCTTGCCGCCCTGCACGCGCTCCTTCGCATAGGCCAGCGCATGATCGAAGGCGGCGCGGGCCACGCCGACGAACTGCAGGCCCATCGCGGTGTTGGCATGGGCGAGAAAGCCGCCCAGCATCATCGCGTACATGTCGGGATCGTCGGCAAGGAAGAACCGCGCCGGCACGCGCACCTCGTCGAAGAAAATCTCGCCCTGGTTCAGCGTGCGCTGGCCGAGCTTGTCGAGCGGCTTGCCGCGCGTGATGCCGGGCAGGTCGAGCGGCAGCAGGAATACCGCGCCGCCGGCACGGCCGATCTTCGAATCCTCGTAGGTCGCGAAGATCATGCCGCAGCCGGCGATGGTGCCGCAGGACACCCAGGCGGCCTTCTGGCCGTTGAGGATGTAATCCTCGCCATCGCGCCGGCAGCGCAGATCGGCGCGCCCGGCCGGGTCGCGGAAACTGGCGTCGTTGAAAGCCACCATGTCGGAACCGTGATTCGGCTCGGTCAGCGCCAGGCAGAAAAACTCATCGCGCTGGGCGAAGAATTCCGCCAGATCCTCGCGTCCCATCTGGCGCGCCACCGATGCGCCCAGATTCCACAGCGAATAGGTGATCGACAAACCGACATCGCCCCAGCACAGTTCCTCGATGACCATCGCATGCATCAGCGCGCGCGCTTCGGGCGTCAGGTCGGGGCCGTAACAGTCGGGCGCGCCGACCAGGCCGATGGCCTTGAATTTCTCCAGCCCTTGCCACAAGGGCGAATCCTCGGCGATGACTGCCTCGGGCGTCATGCGATCGAGCTGCGCGGCGATCGGACGCATGACTTCAAGCGCGAAACGATGCGTGGTATCGCGCAATGCCAGCATTTCCTCGCTGATGCCGACATCCAGGTCGATGGTAGGGCTCATGGGAACTCCTCGATAGTGATGAACTACCGGGTCATTCAAGCAGGCTTCCCTCCGCGCGTCAATCAATCGATTGATTAATTGACAGGCCGGCGGCAATGGGCCTAAATACGGTCTGCATGCATCTCAGGCTCCAACCCGCAATGAACCGACTCACGACTGCGAAACCAATGAAAAAAGCCGGCCGCCCGATGGGCGCCGACGTCGCCGTGGCGACGCGCAAGAACATACTCGACGCCGCCACGCTGTGCTTCGCCGAACTCGGCTACGCCGCCGCCAGCAACCGGGAAATCGCCAAGCGCGCCGGCGTGACCAGCGGCTCGCTGTATCACTATTTCGATTCCAAGGCCGCGCTCTACCGCGCCGCCCTGCAGGATGCCAACCGGCTGCTGATCAATGCCTACCTGGACGCCGCGCGCGAGATTCCCGAGGCCAGCAGCGTGGATCAGCTCTGCCTGGGCCTGGAGCGCGCCTTCGCCGTGGCGCGCGGCCGGCCGGGCATGATGAACTTCGCCTCCGCCTCGGCGCTGGAAATCCAGCGCAACAAGGAACTCGACTGGCTGGCGCGCGAAGATGCCGAGGCCTTCCCGCTGTTCTTCCGCAACCTGCTCAAGCGCGCGCGCAAGCGCGGCGAGCTCAACCCCGAAATGAACATCGACGCGGCGATGAACGTGCTGATCATCTCCTTCGCCAGCCTGGCCTTCCTGCAGGGCACCCAGGTCGACGAAGCCGCCTTCGACGTCTCGCTCAAGGCCTTTCAGCAAATGCTGCGCGGCGAAATGTTCATGCGGCCGAGCTGATTTTCGGCCCCGCCGGCTGCCGTGTCCGCCCCCGTCACCCTCCGCCTGCAACCAACGGCCGACGATCACCGCATCGCCCGCTATGCCGCCGCGGCGATCGCCCTGTCGGTGGTCGAAGCGGCGATTCCCAGCCCGCTACCGGGCGTCAAGCCGGGGCTGGCCAACATCATCACCTTGATCGTGCTCGCGCGCCACGGCTGGCGCGATGCGGTCTGGGTCACGCTGTTACGGGTCTTCGCCGGCAGCCTGGTGCTCGGCCAGTTTCTCGCGCCGGGATTTTTCCTCAGCCTCGCCGGTTCGCTAGCCAGCCTCGTCGTGCTGGGCGCGGCGCTGCATCTGCCGCAGCGCTGGTTCGGCCCGGTCAGCCAGAGCCTGCTCGCCGCCTTCGCCCACAT from Sterolibacterium denitrificans carries:
- a CDS encoding AMP-binding protein, with amino-acid sequence MRDPDTRNEFILADLIEIRAEQMPERDVLTFEHLSLDGGATPDEVRTYRQLDTHANRLAAHLMQLGLKKGERFVIMLKNHPEFVEAMIAASICGAVFVPVDPRARADKLAFMVRDSGSRGIICADYCLAEVSAARRQLPDVDWVLALASGEPGVPALGDYPEVAALAPILATPVPRVEPVAVTLDDPIQIIYTSGTTGNPKGIVGKNRRFGGTGLMGSLFGYGEDERPYTGLSLTHNNAQATALCPALFGGYRAVISRRFSKSKLWDICRHYGCTSFSLLGGMATAIYSEPPRPDDADNPVRLVISGGMPAGIWAAFERRFGVDIFEIYGASDGGGMAFRRPGDGPIGSFGKPMPGFVMKILDDQGNECAPGVVGEICCCAEEGGPLSVEVDYHGNPEASRQKLRDGWNRSGDMGHADADGWLYFDYRKGGGIRHNGDFINPGFVEKVIAEDPQVDDVFVFGVPAASGAPGESDVVAAIVPVDRASFDPAAVFRTCRAGLEPNFVPSFLLPVDEIPKTASEKPLERELVERYSRDRAAFIGE
- a CDS encoding thiolase family protein; its protein translation is MRVNAIVAGVGMTPFGKHLDKSIKWLGGQPVLEAIADAGIQPGEIEAAYVGNCAAGLVTGQESIRGQVVLSSIGLGKFPIINIENACGSGSTALNQAAMMVSAGYYDVVLVVGFEKLFHENKMVSYSAFNGAIDVEERDRFMAAMTAGQSAEASAGSGKDRSMFADFYGNLAREYMAAHGTDIRHFAMITEKASFHGSLNPRAQFQKATTVEEVLAQPVIVDPLTRPMICPLGDGGAAAILVSERKARQLGIQKPVRIVSSVVHSYFEHPDGAAENVTSLSIADAYREASVGPDDLDLVELHDSSVVTEMLTYEHLGLCKAEDVRRFVEAGDARLGGRIPVNPSGGLLRKGHPVGATGVAQLAELTWQLQGRAGQRQVEGARVGLAHNGGGSLGNETAVMNITIVVR
- a CDS encoding DUF4336 domain-containing protein, translating into MNPTTMLTPVAQDLWTAHHPMRLLGMPMTAAMTVVRLAHRLWIHSPIPLPAALRGELDALGAAAWAVAPNRHHHLFALDFLAAYPAAQLFIAPRLVTKVAGLAGFPTIPTDASAPWHGAIDGLLIEGNSEMSETVFFHRPSKSLIVSDLGVHFGPWNAGMTQLYARLNGCHGRFGQTLLLKLPYRDKAAARASLQRVLAWDFERIVPAHGPVIENGAHAAFEQAFAWLLRGK
- a CDS encoding nitroreductase family protein, with protein sequence MELYDAIGSRRSFRFLDPDRPVEIEKIQKMLEAARLASHFGNNNAARALVVNRATATEEQLESLPSPVGGYQIQQAPIVILWYIEQNAMDEAAQRLVELVEAGALGYGPDRFDELNDVLVPIMTAASENLKQPGLVDMDLGQAVAQATLVAIAEGLGCCCQGSANWQRVEKAFGLPESCRIVVAQTVGYPAESREAGGQRPRLPFEELFQYNAIDNPFPRSEAVVEELKAQRMIQVPAKLPGREEEIEALRVKYELPRSGMI
- a CDS encoding acyl-CoA dehydrogenase family protein; protein product: MSPTIDLDVGISEEMLALRDTTHRFALEVMRPIAAQLDRMTPEAVIAEDSPLWQGLEKFKAIGLVGAPDCYGPDLTPEARALMHAMVIEELCWGDVGLSITYSLWNLGASVARQMGREDLAEFFAQRDEFFCLALTEPNHGSDMVAFNDASFRDPAGRADLRCRRDGEDYILNGQKAAWVSCGTIAGCGMIFATYEDSKIGRAGGAVFLLPLDLPGITRGKPLDKLGQRTLNQGEIFFDEVRVPARFFLADDPDMYAMMLGGFLAHANTAMGLQFVGVARAAFDHALAYAKERVQGGKPIIEHQSVKARLFNMFMKLESARSFARQVAIQHYQRMGMIPFHYAAASKVLVTQSAFEIASEALQMFGGNGLCREYPLEKIFRDARAGLIEDGENHMLGLTAANNF
- a CDS encoding TetR/AcrR family transcriptional regulator, which translates into the protein MKKAGRPMGADVAVATRKNILDAATLCFAELGYAAASNREIAKRAGVTSGSLYHYFDSKAALYRAALQDANRLLINAYLDAAREIPEASSVDQLCLGLERAFAVARGRPGMMNFASASALEIQRNKELDWLAREDAEAFPLFFRNLLKRARKRGELNPEMNIDAAMNVLIISFASLAFLQGTQVDEAAFDVSLKAFQQMLRGEMFMRPS
- a CDS encoding Gx transporter family protein yields the protein MSAPVTLRLQPTADDHRIARYAAAAIALSVVEAAIPSPLPGVKPGLANIITLIVLARHGWRDAVWVTLLRVFAGSLVLGQFLAPGFFLSLAGSLASLVVLGAALHLPQRWFGPVSQSLLAAFAHIAGQLVLARLWLVPHDGLFYLVPFFALAALAFGLANGLATAKILAGDGIKATAHAACAPESSACDD